The proteins below come from a single Myxococcus xanthus genomic window:
- a CDS encoding ribonucleotide-diphosphate reductase subunit beta, whose product MLLNPGLNLTLRPMAYPQFFEMYRNAIKNTWTVEEVDFSTDLVDLRSKMTDAERHLIHRLVAFFATGDSIVGNNLVLNLYKHLNAPEARMYLSRQLYEEALHVQFYLTLLDTYVPDPAERAMAFAAVDNIPSIQRKAQFCMKWMDSIQGLDTLQTKAHRRQFLLNLICFAGCIEGLFFFAAFAYVYFLRSKGLLNGLAAGTNWVFRDESAHMAFAFESIQVARKEEPDLFDAQMERDVVAMLREAVECETQFAQDLLSGGVMGLSVQDMRGYLEYVADQRLQMLGMTPVFGTKNPLHFMDLQDVQELTNFFERRVSSYQVAVGVGAATDVVLDAAF is encoded by the coding sequence ATGCTGTTGAACCCTGGCCTGAATCTCACGCTGCGCCCGATGGCGTATCCGCAGTTCTTCGAGATGTACCGGAACGCCATCAAGAACACCTGGACCGTGGAGGAGGTGGACTTCTCCACGGACCTGGTGGACCTGCGCTCGAAGATGACGGACGCGGAGCGCCACCTCATCCACCGGCTGGTGGCGTTCTTCGCGACGGGTGACAGCATCGTCGGCAACAACCTGGTGCTGAACCTCTACAAGCACCTGAACGCCCCTGAGGCGCGGATGTACCTGTCGCGCCAGCTCTACGAGGAGGCGCTGCACGTCCAGTTCTACCTGACGCTGCTGGACACCTACGTGCCGGACCCGGCGGAGCGGGCGATGGCCTTCGCGGCCGTCGACAACATCCCCTCCATCCAGCGCAAGGCGCAGTTCTGCATGAAGTGGATGGACAGCATCCAGGGGCTGGACACGCTGCAGACGAAGGCGCACCGGCGGCAGTTCCTGCTGAACCTCATCTGCTTCGCGGGCTGCATTGAGGGCCTCTTCTTCTTCGCAGCCTTCGCCTACGTGTACTTCCTGCGCAGCAAGGGCCTGTTGAACGGCCTGGCGGCGGGTACCAACTGGGTGTTCCGGGACGAGAGCGCCCACATGGCGTTCGCGTTCGAATCCATCCAGGTGGCACGCAAGGAAGAGCCGGACCTCTTCGACGCACAGATGGAGCGCGACGTGGTGGCCATGCTCCGCGAGGCCGTGGAGTGCGAGACGCAGTTCGCCCAGGACCTGCTGAGCGGCGGTGTCATGGGCCTGTCCGTACAGGACATGCGCGGCTACCTGGAGTACGTGGCGGACCAGCGGCTCCAGATGCTGGGCATGACGCCGGTGTTCGGCACGAAGAACCCGCTGCACTTCATGGACCTGCAGGACGTGCAGGAGCTCACGAACTTCTTCGAGCGCCGCGTGTCGTCGTACCAGGTGGCCGTGGGTGTTGGCGCGGCCACGGACGTCGTGCTCGACGCGGCGTTCTGA
- a CDS encoding methyltransferase domain-containing protein yields the protein MHHTFRRLGPSELLPRYIFAESLFARRRVLEVDAVASTGGESARFLVERGARAVVSCDRDVAAVEAAQKAHGGPALRFRANVYDDFESGSFDVVLVADLAPYVKAPELLAELARLVTKQGFLVGGLRNVAGLALPQLLEAEEGVPPTYGQLLDALSVHFASVEVATQSPVLGYQLAFERGEGLQVDGTLVNHSEAAYFLVVAGQDPARVVDPTWVQLPPEPLAFTRGKLDEVVARAKSWEERSGRLKESLTKLRAELTDREAEAASLRPSLETARDEVARLTAQLDQARGSQEAQRERDDLSGKLRRRELELQVAQERLADADRRLAAQRLEVEAAQRAQADAGVQVLAAQESLRLERARREETAASLEEARERLTQAYTQVRDLQEEQATLRIERERDRLAAERAVEQSEDRRRAAEAARERELRIAEQYSAALAAVEHLKAEAAQAAETSRDAGAAVSVKDAELARTARELVDARQRTASAEGAQKDAESRLESLQAEVRGLETELTAARESQSRLGQEVEALTHAEASARATAQKWEESLHHASQRLEALEAERARTEERLGQALETERDALQSRLTSLERELEDERARATALEQQVLDEVSAKGEVEARRQELAEERAALVRRVVELEAEASSHARTGRQSSERAEELESALRTAREELESAHLEWQASEEQLGRVRGELDSEREARAAVEEALRLARGKLEGAAQRLTDAEATLSRTREALDAEVARRTALENSLAEVRDSLDSEQEGRALALEALRAQLEAEQARRSDAEATLAETRAGLDEARQSLTQVRDALASEEERRARWEAALGDAQALLQVEGQERARLEVALTAEAERRAQAEDSLVGVQARLDEALALRARTEAELVSAQEALVRHEARGQTALASEREERERLAAELAAMRERAFGADEVVTRLQTEAASEREARARAEEALAAEREALAQVRVDLDVERQGRGDGEAELARVQGVLGGEQQARSGAEAALAQLRATLGAEQQSLADAEASLAEARAALTAEQQTRAETEAVLAQSRDAFAAEQEARAETEAVLAQSREAFASEQQARAETEAVLAQSREAFAAEQQARSETESVLAQARAALEAEQQARAELETALSQSRESLTAEQQTLIELETALSRSRETLTAEQQARAAIEAALSQAREALAAEQQARAQAESALAQSRATLEAEQQTRADTGAALGQTRSALESEQQGRAEAEAALAQVRAVLEAEQRTRTDAESALQTLRTETSERDQARQERLAAAERVMAEQERALEAQRLAAEAREQELRDTVTRLESERAWAEDTAKEQRSALESRLSEARAAQESDAARAVALAQSLADLESARSAADAQLAERAGTIEALETQVAQLREQVAEREAEAGRVGEAATEAREALTRQEAAAQERLSAVERALDDALARAERQQGEIEALAAERDRERTALAAAQQELAHLGAARQESMRLGAQLQHAMATLHERGMHIARLDAELVDAQDRLAAQRENAELLMVQLETARRFAGKATAMENSLEAERAALETLRAELARATEATATEQARANALEAQLMDSADGLTRARSELEAQRAEIEGKLSDAVSRSDAQRAELEAQLAEAVARSNAQRSELEAQLAEAVSRSDALRVEAAQQFAEAAARTEAERTALEARLAEVAVNADAQRGALEAQLADAVAGSEAQRGELEARLAEAVAHAEAQRAESETRLADLNARFEAQQAELESRLAEASANLNAQLAEASDRAARLSDTADRAQADRATLESHVAELTSQLDVLRADLTAATERAATLQSAQERLARADSDRERLQSDLSVARAARVRLEGRVTALEAASTDAVRILDAERAERTRLSQALEVARQQLQQHDGSAAGQLALLQTERSQLDEQLRGLETQLQSQKARVDALEAERTELLSTVESLKVSSQPEDVLEMAAEMELLQSLVEDLQQKLADREAELAAAKRPASRADSFALLDAPEPARNELVPPAGTEQGAKAPARRPRGAVPALDLPPQTSPTKPDERE from the coding sequence ATGCACCACACATTCCGCCGCTTGGGGCCCAGCGAGCTGCTGCCCCGCTACATTTTCGCGGAGAGCCTCTTCGCCCGTCGACGGGTCCTGGAAGTCGATGCGGTCGCCTCCACCGGGGGCGAGAGCGCACGCTTCCTCGTGGAGAGAGGCGCGCGCGCGGTCGTGTCGTGCGACAGGGATGTAGCGGCGGTCGAGGCCGCGCAAAAGGCGCACGGCGGTCCCGCCTTGCGCTTCAGGGCCAACGTCTACGACGACTTCGAGTCGGGCAGCTTCGATGTGGTGCTGGTCGCGGACCTGGCGCCGTACGTGAAGGCGCCGGAGCTGCTGGCGGAGCTGGCGCGGCTGGTGACGAAGCAGGGCTTCCTCGTGGGCGGCCTGCGCAACGTCGCGGGGCTCGCGTTGCCCCAGTTGCTGGAGGCCGAGGAGGGCGTGCCGCCCACCTATGGTCAACTGCTGGACGCCCTGTCGGTCCACTTCGCCTCTGTGGAGGTGGCCACGCAGTCCCCGGTGCTGGGCTACCAGCTCGCCTTCGAGCGGGGCGAAGGGCTCCAGGTGGACGGCACCCTGGTGAATCACAGCGAGGCCGCCTACTTCCTGGTGGTGGCGGGGCAGGACCCGGCGCGCGTGGTGGACCCGACCTGGGTGCAACTGCCTCCCGAGCCGCTGGCCTTCACGCGGGGCAAGCTCGATGAAGTGGTGGCGCGCGCGAAGTCCTGGGAGGAGCGCAGCGGCCGGCTGAAGGAGTCGCTGACGAAGCTCCGCGCGGAGCTGACGGACCGCGAGGCGGAGGCGGCGTCGCTGCGGCCCTCCTTGGAGACGGCTCGTGATGAGGTGGCCCGGCTCACCGCGCAGTTGGATCAGGCGCGGGGGAGCCAGGAAGCACAGCGCGAGCGGGACGACCTGTCCGGGAAGCTGCGGCGCCGCGAGCTGGAGCTCCAGGTGGCGCAGGAGCGGCTGGCCGACGCGGACCGGCGGCTGGCGGCGCAGCGGCTGGAGGTGGAGGCCGCGCAGCGTGCTCAGGCGGACGCGGGCGTGCAGGTGTTGGCGGCCCAGGAGTCGCTGCGGCTGGAGCGTGCTCGTCGTGAGGAGACGGCTGCTTCTCTAGAGGAGGCCCGCGAGCGGCTGACGCAGGCGTATACGCAGGTGCGGGACCTCCAGGAGGAGCAGGCCACGCTGCGCATCGAGCGCGAGCGGGACCGGCTGGCGGCCGAGCGCGCCGTGGAGCAGTCCGAGGACCGTCGGCGTGCCGCGGAGGCCGCGCGCGAGCGGGAGCTGCGCATCGCGGAGCAGTACTCGGCGGCACTGGCGGCCGTGGAGCACCTGAAGGCCGAGGCGGCTCAGGCGGCGGAGACGTCCCGGGACGCGGGCGCCGCCGTCTCCGTGAAGGATGCGGAGCTGGCGCGCACGGCTCGGGAGCTGGTGGACGCGCGGCAGCGGACGGCCTCGGCGGAGGGAGCTCAGAAGGACGCGGAGTCGCGGCTGGAGTCGCTCCAGGCGGAGGTCCGGGGCCTGGAGACGGAGCTGACCGCCGCTCGCGAGTCGCAGTCCCGCCTGGGCCAGGAGGTGGAGGCCCTGACGCACGCGGAGGCTTCCGCGCGGGCCACGGCGCAGAAGTGGGAGGAGTCGCTTCATCACGCCTCGCAGCGGTTGGAGGCGCTGGAGGCGGAGCGCGCTCGGACCGAGGAGCGCCTGGGGCAGGCGCTGGAGACGGAGCGGGACGCGCTCCAGTCCCGGCTGACGTCGCTGGAGCGCGAGCTGGAGGACGAGCGGGCTCGGGCGACGGCGCTGGAGCAGCAGGTCCTTGATGAGGTCTCCGCGAAGGGAGAGGTCGAAGCCCGGCGGCAGGAGCTGGCGGAGGAGCGCGCGGCCCTGGTCCGGCGCGTGGTGGAGCTGGAGGCCGAGGCTTCCTCGCACGCTCGTACGGGGCGGCAGTCCTCGGAGCGCGCGGAGGAGCTGGAGTCCGCGCTGCGGACCGCCCGAGAGGAGCTGGAGTCCGCGCACCTGGAGTGGCAGGCGTCGGAGGAGCAGCTCGGGCGCGTTCGCGGGGAACTGGACTCGGAGCGGGAGGCCCGGGCCGCGGTGGAAGAGGCGCTGCGGCTGGCGCGTGGGAAGCTGGAGGGCGCGGCGCAGCGGCTGACGGACGCCGAGGCCACGCTCTCGCGGACCCGTGAGGCGTTGGACGCGGAGGTTGCTCGGCGCACGGCGCTGGAGAACTCCCTGGCGGAGGTCCGGGACTCGCTGGACTCCGAACAGGAGGGGCGGGCCCTTGCGTTGGAGGCGCTGCGTGCGCAGCTCGAGGCCGAGCAGGCGCGGCGCAGCGATGCCGAGGCGACGCTCGCTGAGACTCGGGCTGGACTGGATGAGGCTCGCCAGTCGCTGACCCAGGTTCGGGACGCGCTTGCTTCCGAGGAGGAGCGGCGCGCTCGGTGGGAAGCGGCGCTCGGGGATGCGCAGGCGCTGCTCCAAGTGGAGGGACAAGAGCGCGCGCGGTTGGAGGTGGCGCTCACCGCGGAGGCGGAGCGACGGGCTCAGGCGGAGGACTCGCTTGTAGGGGTTCAGGCTCGCCTGGATGAGGCGCTGGCGTTGCGCGCGCGGACCGAGGCGGAGCTGGTCTCGGCCCAGGAGGCGCTGGTCCGGCACGAGGCTCGGGGCCAGACGGCGCTCGCTTCCGAACGTGAGGAGCGTGAACGGCTGGCCGCGGAGCTCGCCGCGATGCGGGAGCGTGCCTTCGGCGCGGACGAGGTCGTCACCCGGCTCCAGACCGAGGCGGCTTCCGAGCGCGAGGCGCGTGCTCGGGCCGAGGAGGCGCTCGCAGCGGAGCGTGAGGCGCTCGCCCAGGTTCGTGTGGACCTGGACGTCGAACGCCAGGGGCGCGGCGATGGCGAGGCCGAGCTGGCTCGCGTGCAGGGGGTGCTCGGGGGGGAGCAGCAGGCTCGCTCGGGGGCGGAGGCCGCGCTGGCTCAGCTCCGTGCGACGCTCGGGGCGGAACAGCAGTCGCTGGCCGATGCCGAAGCTTCCCTGGCCGAGGCACGTGCTGCGCTGACTGCGGAACAGCAGACGCGCGCCGAGACCGAGGCCGTACTGGCGCAGTCGCGCGATGCGTTCGCGGCGGAGCAAGAGGCTCGCGCCGAGACCGAGGCCGTGCTGGCGCAGTCTCGCGAGGCGTTCGCGTCGGAGCAACAGGCTCGCGCCGAGACCGAGGCCGTGCTGGCGCAGTCTCGCGAGGCGTTCGCTGCGGAACAGCAGGCTCGCTCAGAGACCGAGTCCGTTCTCGCACAGGCTCGCGCGGCACTCGAGGCGGAGCAGCAGGCTCGTGCCGAGCTTGAGACAGCCCTGTCGCAGTCGCGTGAGTCGCTGACGGCGGAACAGCAGACGCTTATCGAGCTTGAGACCGCACTGTCGCGGTCTCGAGAGACGCTCACGGCGGAGCAGCAGGCTCGCGCGGCCATCGAGGCTGCCCTGTCCCAGGCCCGTGAGGCACTTGCCGCGGAGCAGCAGGCTCGCGCACAGGCTGAGTCTGCACTGGCGCAGTCGCGTGCGACGCTCGAAGCGGAGCAGCAGACTCGCGCCGATACCGGTGCCGCGCTTGGACAGACTCGCTCGGCACTGGAGTCCGAGCAGCAGGGCCGCGCCGAGGCCGAAGCCGCGTTGGCGCAGGTCCGCGCGGTGCTCGAAGCGGAGCAACGCACGCGAACCGATGCGGAGTCCGCGCTGCAAACGCTGCGCACGGAGACGTCCGAGCGCGACCAGGCCCGGCAGGAGCGGCTGGCTGCCGCCGAACGTGTCATGGCTGAGCAGGAGCGCGCGCTCGAAGCGCAGCGCCTGGCGGCCGAGGCTCGCGAGCAGGAGCTGCGCGATACCGTGACGCGCCTGGAGTCGGAGCGGGCGTGGGCGGAGGACACGGCGAAGGAACAGCGCTCGGCGTTGGAGTCGCGGCTCTCGGAGGCGCGCGCGGCGCAGGAGTCGGACGCGGCGCGTGCGGTCGCGTTGGCTCAGTCCCTGGCGGACCTTGAGTCGGCCCGAAGCGCGGCGGATGCCCAGCTCGCCGAGCGTGCGGGAACCATCGAGGCGCTGGAGACGCAGGTCGCCCAACTGCGTGAGCAGGTCGCGGAGCGTGAGGCGGAGGCGGGCCGTGTCGGTGAGGCCGCCACCGAGGCTCGCGAGGCGCTGACCCGGCAGGAAGCCGCCGCGCAGGAGCGACTCTCCGCGGTCGAGCGTGCGCTGGACGATGCGCTTGCTCGGGCGGAGCGGCAGCAGGGCGAAATCGAAGCGCTGGCGGCGGAGCGAGACCGCGAACGGACGGCCTTGGCCGCGGCGCAGCAGGAACTGGCGCATTTGGGCGCCGCGCGGCAGGAGAGCATGCGTCTGGGGGCACAGCTCCAGCACGCCATGGCGACCCTGCACGAGCGGGGCATGCACATCGCTCGGCTCGATGCAGAGTTGGTGGATGCGCAGGACCGGCTCGCGGCGCAGCGGGAGAACGCCGAGTTGCTCATGGTGCAGCTCGAGACGGCGCGGCGCTTCGCGGGCAAGGCCACCGCGATGGAGAACTCGCTCGAAGCCGAGCGCGCCGCGCTGGAGACGCTGCGGGCCGAGCTGGCCCGCGCGACCGAGGCCACCGCCACGGAGCAGGCGCGGGCGAACGCGCTGGAGGCCCAGCTCATGGACTCCGCCGATGGACTGACGCGGGCCCGTAGCGAGCTGGAGGCCCAGCGCGCCGAAATCGAAGGAAAGCTGTCGGACGCCGTCTCGCGTTCTGATGCTCAGCGCGCCGAACTTGAAGCGCAGCTCGCGGAAGCCGTCGCGCGTTCCAACGCCCAGCGCTCCGAACTCGAGGCGCAGCTCGCGGAAGCTGTCTCTCGTTCCGATGCGCTACGTGTGGAGGCGGCGCAGCAGTTCGCGGAGGCTGCTGCTCGCACCGAGGCCGAACGCACGGCGCTGGAGGCCCGGCTGGCGGAAGTCGCGGTCAACGCAGATGCACAGCGCGGCGCGCTGGAGGCTCAGTTGGCGGACGCCGTGGCCGGCTCCGAGGCGCAGCGTGGCGAACTGGAGGCCCGGCTCGCGGAGGCCGTGGCCCACGCAGAGGCACAGCGCGCCGAGTCGGAGACCCGGCTTGCGGACCTCAACGCCCGGTTCGAGGCACAGCAAGCCGAGCTGGAATCGCGGCTCGCCGAGGCCTCCGCGAATCTCAATGCGCAACTGGCGGAGGCCAGCGACCGCGCGGCCCGGCTCTCCGACACCGCTGACCGTGCCCAAGCCGACAGGGCCACACTGGAATCCCACGTCGCCGAGCTCACGTCCCAGCTCGATGTGCTCCGCGCCGACCTGACCGCCGCCACGGAGCGGGCGGCCACGCTTCAGTCCGCCCAGGAGCGCCTCGCCCGTGCGGACTCCGACCGCGAGCGCCTCCAGTCCGACCTGTCCGTCGCCCGCGCCGCACGGGTCCGCCTCGAAGGCCGCGTCACCGCCCTGGAAGCCGCGTCCACCGACGCCGTCCGGATCCTCGACGCCGAGCGCGCCGAGCGCACCCGCCTGTCCCAGGCGCTCGAAGTGGCCAGGCAGCAGCTCCAGCAGCACGACGGCAGCGCGGCCGGGCAGCTCGCATTGCTCCAGACCGAGCGCTCCCAGCTCGATGAACAGCTCCGGGGGCTCGAAACCCAGCTCCAGTCCCAGAAGGCCCGCGTGGACGCGTTGGAGGCGGAGCGGACCGAACTCCTGTCCACCGTGGAGTCCCTCAAGGTGTCCTCCCAGCCCGAAGACGTCCTGGAGATGGCCGCGGAGATGGAGCTCCTCCAGTCCCTGGTGGAGGACCTCCAGCAGAAGCTCGCGGACCGCGAGGCCGAACTGGCCGCGGCAAAGCGGCCGGCGTCCCGCGCGGACAGCTTCGCCCTGTTGGACGCGCCCGAGCCGGCCAGGAATGAGCTGGTCCCCCCAGCCGGGACGGAGCAGGGCGCCAAGGCCCCGGCGCGGCGCCCCCGAGGCGCGGTGCCCGCGCTGGACCTGCCGCCCCAGACATCGCCCACGAAGCCGGACGAGCGCGAATAG
- a CDS encoding ribonucleoside-diphosphate reductase subunit alpha, with protein MNFDTPVKPSANMSVPPVASGPSTPATTTAPTGAAASGAVASEPTAGDFSATSMRVRKRNGGTETVDLNKIVRAVGRSCVGLPRVDAMRVATKTISGLYDGATTRELDSLSIQTAAALIVEEPEYGRLSARLLATFIQKEVSNQDIHSFSQSVAAGHKHGLIADRLLQFVQANARKLNAAIDPSRNDLFEYFGLRTVYDRYLLKNPQTREVLETPQEFFLRVASALSGDNVNEAIELYRLFSSLEYLPSSPTLFNSGTRHEQLSSCFLLDSPADELDAIYKKYSDIAMLSKFSGGIGVAYHRVRARGSLIKSTNGHSNGIVPWLKTLDASVAAVNQGGKRKGACCVYLETWHADIEDFLELRENTGDDARRTHNLNLANWVPDLFMKRVEADGDWSLFDPKSVPHFTDLYGDAFEQAYAKAEADGLAMRKVKARDLYARMMKSLAQTGNGWMTFKDISNRKSNQTGKAGNVIHLSNLCTEILEVTSQGETAVCNLGSLNLSRMLVDGKFDFERLRANAQLAMRQLDRVIDLNYYPIPTAASSNKRWRPVGLGLMGLQDVFFQLKLAFDSAEARALSKKISEEIYFAALTTSCELAEQYGAHESFAETRAAKGELQFDHWGVVPEDTARWDALRQRIMKHGLRNSLMIAIAPTATIASIVGCYECIEPQVSNLFKRETLSGDFLQVNRYLVRDLQALGLWNENIRNRIKMAEGSVQDITELPENLRAVYRTAWELPMRSLLDMGADRGAFIDQSQSLNLFVETPNIGKLSSMYFYAWQKGLKTTYYLRSRPATRIAKATVGAGGGASVAQAAPAPVAKATEAEAVACSLENPEACEACQ; from the coding sequence GTGAACTTCGATACGCCCGTGAAGCCGTCCGCCAACATGTCTGTCCCGCCCGTCGCCTCCGGTCCGTCCACGCCGGCGACGACGACAGCGCCGACGGGCGCCGCTGCCTCGGGCGCGGTTGCTTCCGAGCCCACGGCGGGCGACTTCAGCGCCACCTCCATGCGGGTGCGTAAGCGCAACGGCGGCACGGAGACGGTGGACCTCAACAAGATTGTGCGCGCCGTGGGCCGCTCCTGCGTGGGCCTGCCCCGCGTGGACGCGATGCGCGTGGCCACCAAGACGATCTCCGGCCTGTATGACGGCGCGACGACGCGCGAGCTGGACAGCCTCTCCATCCAGACGGCCGCCGCCCTCATCGTCGAAGAGCCCGAGTACGGCCGCCTCTCCGCGCGCCTGCTGGCCACCTTCATCCAGAAGGAAGTCAGCAACCAGGACATCCACTCCTTCAGCCAGTCGGTGGCCGCGGGCCACAAGCACGGGCTCATCGCGGACCGGCTGCTCCAGTTCGTCCAGGCCAACGCGCGCAAGCTCAACGCGGCCATCGACCCGTCGCGCAACGACCTCTTCGAGTACTTCGGCCTGCGCACCGTCTACGACCGGTACCTGCTGAAGAACCCGCAGACGCGTGAGGTGCTGGAGACGCCGCAGGAGTTCTTCCTCCGCGTGGCCAGCGCGCTCAGCGGCGACAATGTGAATGAGGCCATCGAGCTGTACCGGCTGTTCAGCTCGCTGGAGTACCTGCCCAGCTCCCCCACCCTGTTCAACTCGGGCACGCGCCACGAGCAGCTTTCGAGCTGCTTCCTGCTGGACTCGCCCGCGGACGAGCTGGACGCCATCTACAAGAAGTATTCGGACATCGCGATGCTGTCGAAGTTCTCCGGCGGCATCGGCGTGGCGTACCACCGGGTGCGCGCACGCGGCTCGCTCATCAAGTCCACCAACGGGCACTCCAACGGCATCGTCCCCTGGCTGAAGACGCTGGACGCCTCCGTGGCGGCGGTGAACCAGGGCGGCAAGCGCAAGGGCGCGTGCTGCGTGTACCTGGAGACGTGGCACGCGGACATCGAGGACTTCCTCGAGCTGCGTGAGAACACCGGCGACGACGCGCGCCGCACGCACAACCTGAACCTGGCCAACTGGGTGCCGGACCTCTTCATGAAGCGCGTGGAGGCGGACGGCGACTGGAGCCTGTTCGACCCGAAGTCCGTCCCCCACTTCACGGACCTGTACGGCGACGCCTTCGAGCAGGCCTACGCGAAGGCCGAGGCCGACGGCCTGGCCATGCGCAAGGTGAAGGCGCGTGACCTCTACGCCCGGATGATGAAGAGCCTGGCGCAGACGGGTAACGGCTGGATGACCTTCAAGGACATCAGCAACCGCAAGAGCAACCAGACGGGCAAGGCGGGCAACGTCATCCACCTGTCCAACCTGTGCACCGAAATCCTGGAGGTGACGAGCCAGGGTGAGACGGCGGTGTGCAATCTGGGCTCGCTGAACCTGAGCCGGATGCTGGTGGACGGGAAGTTCGACTTCGAGCGGCTGCGCGCCAACGCCCAGCTCGCGATGCGGCAGCTCGACCGCGTCATCGACCTGAACTACTACCCCATCCCCACGGCGGCTTCGTCCAACAAGCGCTGGCGCCCGGTGGGCCTGGGCCTGATGGGGCTCCAGGACGTCTTCTTCCAGCTCAAGCTGGCCTTCGACTCGGCGGAGGCGCGTGCGCTCTCCAAGAAGATTTCGGAGGAGATCTACTTCGCGGCGCTGACCACGTCCTGCGAGCTGGCCGAGCAGTACGGCGCCCACGAGTCCTTCGCGGAGACGCGGGCGGCCAAGGGCGAGCTCCAGTTCGACCACTGGGGCGTGGTGCCCGAGGACACGGCGCGCTGGGACGCGCTGCGCCAGCGCATCATGAAGCACGGCCTGCGCAACTCGCTGATGATTGCCATTGCCCCCACGGCGACGATTGCGTCCATCGTGGGCTGCTACGAGTGCATCGAGCCGCAGGTGTCCAACCTGTTCAAGCGCGAGACGCTGTCGGGTGACTTCCTCCAGGTGAACCGCTACCTGGTGCGCGACCTCCAGGCGCTCGGGCTGTGGAACGAGAACATCCGCAACCGCATCAAGATGGCGGAAGGCAGCGTTCAGGACATTACGGAGCTGCCGGAGAACCTGCGCGCGGTGTACCGCACGGCGTGGGAGCTGCCGATGCGCTCGCTGCTGGACATGGGCGCGGACCGCGGGGCGTTCATCGACCAGAGCCAGTCGCTCAACCTCTTCGTCGAGACGCCGAACATCGGGAAGCTGTCCTCGATGTACTTCTACGCGTGGCAGAAGGGCCTGAAGACCACGTACTACCTGCGCTCGCGTCCGGCGACGCGGATTGCCAAGGCCACGGTGGGCGCGGGTGGTGGCGCCAGCGTGGCGCAGGCGGCCCCTGCTCCGGTGGCGAAGGCGACCGAGGCCGAGGCGGTGGCCTGCTCGCTGGAGAACCCGGAGGCGTGCGAGGCCTGCCAGTAG
- a CDS encoding IF-2 protein, whose translation MNGTAQQGFGYRARRTFTRLLVFTLILGLGGVVVFLLSQLNARTFTLALQDGQLVVMKGRNAPMGAVPYRTGDPRLADAYAPVAIEGQDVSALLTRKFTDRDELDQALFPVLEGLARPRIASDEPARVDQGLYYLRRAEKLSGITEEQRLSLQKHMVDVAYYQARQKLEDARRLVSEALTQLKLAAESQSRHARSANQMLSAVAPPARDLEESLRRAVHTLSGPQAAPQAPSQPAPQPAPTAPSPAPTPQPETTGEALDGAPQAPTGTDAGGVVPTPP comes from the coding sequence ATGAACGGAACGGCACAACAGGGATTCGGCTATCGGGCGCGGCGTACCTTCACGCGGCTCCTCGTCTTCACTCTCATCCTGGGCCTGGGCGGCGTGGTCGTCTTCCTCCTCTCCCAGCTCAACGCGCGCACCTTCACCCTGGCCCTCCAGGACGGACAGTTGGTGGTGATGAAGGGTCGCAACGCCCCCATGGGCGCGGTCCCCTACCGGACCGGGGACCCGCGGCTGGCGGACGCCTATGCGCCCGTCGCCATCGAAGGCCAGGACGTCTCGGCCCTCCTGACGCGCAAGTTCACCGACCGGGACGAGCTGGACCAGGCCCTGTTCCCCGTCCTGGAGGGCCTGGCCCGGCCGCGCATCGCGTCGGACGAGCCGGCCCGGGTCGACCAGGGCCTCTACTACCTCCGGCGCGCGGAGAAGCTCTCCGGCATCACCGAGGAGCAGCGCCTGTCGCTCCAGAAGCACATGGTGGACGTGGCCTACTACCAGGCCCGGCAGAAGCTGGAGGACGCCCGCCGGCTGGTCAGCGAGGCCCTCACCCAGCTCAAGCTGGCCGCGGAGAGTCAGAGCCGCCACGCGCGCAGCGCCAACCAGATGCTCTCCGCCGTGGCCCCGCCGGCCCGCGATTTGGAGGAGTCGCTGCGGCGCGCCGTGCACACCCTCAGCGGCCCCCAGGCGGCCCCCCAGGCGCCGTCCCAGCCCGCGCCGCAGCCCGCCCCCACCGCGCCGTCCCCGGCCCCCACGCCGCAGCCGGAGACCACCGGGGAGGCCCTGGACGGAGCCCCCCAGGCCCCCACCGGGACGGATGCGGGCGGTGTGGTTCCAACCCCTCCGTAG